A genomic region of Vibrio sp. 10N contains the following coding sequences:
- a CDS encoding glycosyltransferase family 2 protein has protein sequence MKSLSVVVITLNEEKRIARLLSDLSCQTYQDFEVIVVDSNSDDLTCDVASKYQASLPSLTVHKMSERGVSLGRNKGAELANNERLLFLDADVRLDKHFLQQAIDKLEQEKLEVAGVYMGSRNLAPAYKLGYSLFNAGLFATQFFFPTAVGACIFSTKRAHQEIGGFDEEIVLCEDCHYVKKASKTWRFRFLPMSFQFDPRRLEQDGFFKMGVTYLKANVRRFLFGEMRNNEMEYQFGHYQKQ, from the coding sequence ATGAAATCACTTAGCGTAGTTGTTATCACCCTAAACGAAGAGAAACGTATTGCTCGCCTGCTGAGCGATCTAAGCTGCCAGACTTATCAGGATTTTGAAGTCATTGTGGTCGACTCGAACAGCGATGACCTTACCTGTGACGTAGCGAGCAAATATCAAGCCTCATTGCCGAGCTTAACGGTACACAAAATGTCTGAGCGTGGCGTTAGCCTTGGCCGAAATAAAGGCGCTGAACTGGCGAACAATGAGCGCTTACTGTTTCTCGATGCGGATGTTCGTCTCGACAAACACTTCCTACAACAGGCGATCGACAAACTCGAACAAGAAAAGCTCGAAGTCGCGGGTGTTTATATGGGGTCACGTAATCTTGCACCCGCCTATAAGCTGGGTTACAGCCTGTTTAATGCAGGGTTATTTGCTACTCAATTCTTCTTCCCAACCGCGGTCGGCGCATGCATTTTTTCAACCAAACGAGCTCATCAGGAGATTGGTGGATTTGATGAAGAGATCGTCCTTTGCGAAGACTGCCACTACGTTAAAAAGGCCTCAAAGACTTGGCGTTTTCGATTTTTGCCGATGAGCTTTCAGTTCGATCCACGCCGTCTTGAGCAAGATGGCTTCTTTAAGATGGGGGTCACTTACCTAAAAGCGAATGTTCGCCGCTTCCTATTTGGCGAGATGCGTAACAACGAGATGGAATATCAGTTCGGTCACTACCAGAAACAATAA
- a CDS encoding LssY C-terminal domain-containing protein, with protein sequence MFETLGLFLGSLLDALIGPNLVVPGEPFMIAAGYQLYSGTYWAVIAVLLGGLIGDQLSFLIGRHYGFSAQKSLMRWQPKIRRPLARCRLLINRNAFWVIAFARLLGPIAWVVPFMAGANHIRWGRFSLYATVGLILGVGQFVTWGYLLAAGVDNVPILGETATFIAEHKYTLGLSLVSLALLYFGIKKQWRYSWLKASSLFLVGMVALNYSHFFWWSDNSVVPLAETKPVEVRLTELEYKVYAGQSALYSAQAVNVVYLGETPTHLMNELGWTQNKTFSRSDIELADYVDLLQQRTPPVSDLLWQGQPQHLAFQLPGTLTHRSHIRWWQAGVDSQTQQTVWVGALSYDDGLTFTPYGGIVTLLHSVSPNVDAERDQLKTDVFRLNDRWNAENLQLASVTTQNDRHDYFTDGQVLVVSEQASYVNSLQPSDSTQFITMKHVL encoded by the coding sequence ATGTTTGAAACATTGGGACTGTTTTTGGGATCACTTCTGGACGCATTGATTGGGCCAAACCTAGTAGTGCCGGGTGAACCATTCATGATCGCGGCGGGATATCAGCTCTATTCAGGAACGTACTGGGCGGTCATTGCCGTTCTGCTCGGCGGCCTGATTGGTGACCAACTCAGTTTCCTTATTGGACGACACTATGGTTTTAGCGCCCAAAAGTCTTTGATGCGCTGGCAACCAAAAATTCGTCGCCCTTTGGCTCGCTGCCGTTTGCTAATCAATCGCAATGCGTTTTGGGTTATCGCCTTTGCCCGCCTGCTTGGCCCAATTGCTTGGGTGGTGCCTTTTATGGCTGGCGCTAACCATATCCGCTGGGGGAGGTTCTCCCTCTATGCGACGGTCGGCCTTATTCTCGGTGTTGGGCAATTTGTTACCTGGGGATATTTACTCGCTGCGGGCGTCGACAATGTGCCGATACTCGGTGAAACCGCCACCTTTATTGCCGAGCACAAATACACATTAGGGCTATCGCTTGTGTCATTAGCACTGCTCTACTTCGGCATCAAAAAGCAATGGCGTTACTCATGGCTAAAGGCATCCAGCTTGTTTTTGGTCGGAATGGTCGCACTCAACTATTCGCACTTTTTCTGGTGGAGCGACAACAGCGTGGTACCACTGGCCGAAACAAAGCCTGTCGAGGTGCGCTTAACGGAGCTGGAATATAAAGTATATGCTGGCCAATCGGCTCTCTATTCTGCGCAAGCCGTGAATGTTGTTTACTTAGGCGAGACACCGACACATTTAATGAACGAACTGGGTTGGACTCAAAACAAAACATTCTCGCGCAGTGATATCGAACTTGCCGATTATGTGGACTTGTTGCAACAACGCACGCCACCTGTCTCTGACTTACTCTGGCAAGGTCAGCCACAACACCTAGCGTTTCAGCTGCCCGGCACGCTCACTCATCGGTCACATATTCGTTGGTGGCAAGCGGGGGTTGATTCACAAACCCAACAAACGGTTTGGGTCGGTGCGCTCAGCTATGATGATGGATTAACGTTCACACCCTACGGGGGAATCGTCACGCTGCTCCACTCGGTATCACCCAATGTGGATGCTGAGCGCGACCAACTGAAAACCGATGTGTTTCGACTCAATGACCGATGGAATGCCGAAAACCTTCAGCTTGCGAGTGTGACAACCCAAAATGACCGACACGACTACTTTACCGATGGCCAAGTATTGGTCGTCTCGGAACAAGCGTCGTATGTTAATAGCCTGCAACCTTCTGACAGTACTCAATTTATTACGATGAAGCACGTCTTATAA
- a CDS encoding calcium/sodium antiporter, with protein MTLAALAILVGFILLVWSADRFVDGAAATASHAGMPPLLIGMVIVGFGTSAPEMVVSAMAAAEGNPELALGNALGSNIVNTGLILGVTAIIAPIMVQSVIVKKELPLLFAISLLLGALLWNGVLGRGEAAILLVGFFSLISWSIYSGIKGKGDPLETETEQELQEKTMSLGKAIFWLVLGLVLLVVSSRILVWGAVTIAQSLGISDLVIGLTIVALGTSLPELAASIAAARKGEHDIAIGNVVGSNMFNILAVVGIAGMISPIANVPEAVLSRDWLVMMAMTVALFFMAYGFGRQGRINRFEGALLLAGYAAYNIWLVVSVTA; from the coding sequence ATGACACTTGCCGCACTGGCGATTCTGGTTGGTTTTATCTTATTGGTTTGGAGTGCAGACCGATTTGTTGATGGCGCGGCGGCAACTGCGAGTCACGCGGGCATGCCGCCTTTGCTTATCGGTATGGTGATTGTTGGTTTTGGTACCTCGGCACCAGAAATGGTGGTATCTGCGATGGCAGCAGCAGAGGGTAATCCGGAGCTTGCTTTGGGTAATGCTCTAGGCTCTAACATTGTAAACACCGGACTTATTTTGGGTGTTACCGCAATCATTGCGCCAATCATGGTGCAATCGGTCATTGTGAAAAAAGAACTGCCGTTGCTGTTCGCTATTAGCTTATTGTTAGGTGCTTTGCTGTGGAACGGAGTGTTAGGACGCGGTGAGGCGGCGATTCTCTTGGTGGGATTTTTCAGTCTTATCAGTTGGAGTATTTATTCGGGCATCAAAGGGAAAGGTGACCCACTAGAGACCGAAACAGAACAAGAACTTCAAGAGAAAACCATGTCTTTAGGCAAAGCGATTTTCTGGTTGGTGTTAGGCCTAGTTCTGCTGGTGGTGAGTTCACGTATCCTTGTGTGGGGTGCCGTAACCATCGCTCAATCTCTTGGTATTAGTGACTTGGTCATTGGTTTGACGATTGTTGCACTCGGTACGTCGTTGCCAGAGCTAGCGGCTTCTATCGCCGCAGCTCGCAAAGGCGAGCATGACATTGCGATCGGTAACGTTGTCGGCTCCAACATGTTCAACATTCTGGCTGTTGTTGGTATTGCTGGCATGATCTCGCCAATCGCGAATGTGCCAGAGGCTGTGTTGTCTCGCGACTGGTTGGTGATGATGGCGATGACGGTTGCGCTGTTCTTTATGGCTTACGGTTTTGGTCGCCAAGGGCGCATCAATCGATTTGAAGGGGCATTGCTACTTGCAGGGTACGCTGCTTACAACATCTGGCTTGTTGTCTCTGTTACAGCCTAA
- a CDS encoding metal-dependent hydrolase: MDSLTQAALGATVAGAIAGRQCNAKVLLTGAAIGTLPDLDVVIDYGDAVSNTIKHRGFTHSLLLIPLFSLVVSWLYCRFRPDAFWSFTRVFALVLSVLVTHVAIDAMTTYGTQLLWPIPGYFEVGNVFIIDPLYTLPLLLGIGVALFSRHRGGRWCQGVVLVSSFYLVWGYVAQQVIADRVEDNLALQNISNEQVLITPSPFNTLLWRVVVVEGDQYFEGLASLLDKEPHIDFIARSRGQWPLEEKPSTLVGLEAFSHGFLGYRQQGDQLIVSDLRLGMADSLAFEFVFANTTSSPQWTLLDAPTRLESERSFEQISVLWQRMLGDQAIDANLQKVAYNQALDDVD, translated from the coding sequence ATGGACTCCCTTACCCAAGCTGCGCTCGGAGCGACAGTTGCCGGCGCGATTGCTGGTAGACAATGTAACGCTAAGGTGCTTCTAACCGGTGCTGCGATTGGTACTTTGCCAGACTTAGACGTGGTGATTGATTATGGTGATGCGGTGAGCAATACCATTAAACACCGCGGGTTCACGCATTCTCTGTTGCTTATTCCGCTGTTTTCACTCGTGGTCAGCTGGCTATATTGCCGTTTTAGACCCGATGCGTTTTGGTCTTTTACTCGCGTCTTTGCTCTTGTGCTTAGCGTGCTTGTTACTCATGTTGCCATCGATGCGATGACCACTTACGGCACTCAATTGTTATGGCCAATACCCGGTTACTTTGAAGTGGGTAATGTATTCATCATTGATCCCTTGTACACACTGCCGTTGCTGCTAGGCATTGGTGTTGCACTGTTCTCCCGTCATAGGGGAGGGCGCTGGTGCCAGGGTGTGGTATTGGTATCGAGCTTTTATCTGGTTTGGGGCTATGTTGCCCAGCAGGTGATTGCTGATAGAGTGGAAGACAACTTGGCGCTACAAAACATCAGTAATGAGCAAGTGCTAATAACGCCTTCTCCGTTTAACACTCTGTTGTGGCGCGTTGTGGTTGTCGAAGGGGATCAATACTTTGAAGGGCTAGCGTCACTGCTTGATAAAGAGCCTCATATCGACTTTATCGCGCGTTCTCGCGGTCAGTGGCCGCTGGAGGAGAAACCATCAACGCTAGTTGGATTGGAGGCGTTTTCGCATGGCTTTTTGGGATATCGCCAACAAGGCGATCAACTCATTGTGTCGGATTTAAGATTGGGTATGGCGGATAGTTTGGCCTTTGAATTTGTGTTCGCAAACACGACATCATCGCCGCAGTGGACCTTGTTAGACGCCCCTACAAGACTCGAAAGTGAGCGAAGCTTCGAGCAAATCTCGGTACTTTGGCAACGAATGTTGGGTGATCAAGCGATTGATGCGAACTTACAGAAGGTCGCGTACAACCAGGCCTTGGATGATGTGGACTAA